In Candidatus Cloacimonadota bacterium, a single window of DNA contains:
- a CDS encoding NUDIX hydrolase: MKFCTHCGAGLSFEIPAGDTLPRHVCCRCGHVHYENPRLIVGCVATWEGRILLCRRAIEPRRGFWTVPAGFMENGETTAEAACRETHEEAGARIIVEAPFAMVSIAHINQVHLFYRGHLATPEHSAGDESLEAALLQPNDIPWGEIAFRSVTHCLEHYLKDAAKGSFGFHETALGPLSIAT; encoded by the coding sequence ATCAAGTTCTGCACTCACTGCGGTGCTGGCCTCTCCTTCGAGATTCCCGCCGGCGACACCCTCCCCAGGCACGTCTGCTGCCGTTGCGGTCACGTTCATTATGAGAACCCACGGCTCATCGTCGGCTGCGTCGCAACCTGGGAGGGTCGTATTCTTCTTTGCCGCCGCGCCATCGAACCGCGACGTGGCTTCTGGACGGTGCCTGCCGGCTTCATGGAAAATGGTGAAACCACTGCCGAAGCGGCTTGTCGTGAAACACACGAGGAAGCTGGCGCACGGATCATTGTTGAAGCGCCATTTGCGATGGTCAGCATCGCGCATATAAATCAGGTTCATCTCTTCTATCGCGGCCATCTCGCCACACCCGAGCACTCGGCCGGGGATGAAAGCCTCGAGGCTGCCCTGCTGCAGCCGAATGACATTCCGTGGGGTGAAATCGCCTTCCGCAGCGTAACCCACTGCCTCGAACACTACCTCAAGGATGCAGCAAAAGGTAGCTTCGGATTTCACGAAACGGCGCTTGGTCCGTTGAGTATAGCGACCTGA